The stretch of DNA ACACAgttgaaaatcgaaattttcgtacgCTGATCGTTATCGATACGTCACGACTCTATAGAaacgtattgttttttttttacatcgcaATGATTTCTTACGACAAACGTGCCCATGTGCTTCGTTTCTTCAATGCTTTTTAATCGTTCCAAACAATTAAATTGCTCTTTCGTAGCTAACTGTGCAAGATAAGAAAACATAGTCGTGCATAGACACTGACGTAGAAATTTTTACGATGACTCCTTTCGAGTTACAATTAATCattatgcatattttttttcttttgtgaaGTGTACCTATAGTCGATGTAACGAACGATTTATGCATAAAATGATCATCGGTCGTCATAATGCAAAAGTGGCAAGGACCTTGATAATATGtcgtaatataatttttcataccTACGTATCATACACGCATTAGTAAATATAATGTAAATCCTGTTATCAATAATAATGCTCGAAAACTTAACAAAAGaagcaattcttttttttttttaatattgtataaaCGATCGCGACACCACGCAGAGTCCAGGGGTGCCAAGACCCGCATTCTCAGCACGACCAAAACGCTGCAGGCAGTGACGGTGAGCTACCTAATCCGTATTAATTAGTTACATTAGGTTCtaaattttatatgtatatatatacacgatgCGTACACACCAGATCAAACCTTAAgtcgtttttaaataaaagtaaacgaCGAATGGATTGCGAAAATAATACCAACAAACGTAACGTTACAGTTCATGTTGGACTAACTCGATAGTTACGTATATCTCTGTACTTTCCCCACCGGTAAcccattaaaaaaaatatcgtaaCACATTGTACGATGTTCTGTAACCAAACTATTCATCCTGTCTATGACCAAAGAATTGTCGGTGAAAACTATTCGCGTCCGTACAATAATTCGTCTTGCAGTTTTAGCGCTCTATGAAAATAGATGATACATTCTTTGACGATGGCAATGATACATATATATCGTACAACGAAGAACGCGTTTTTCGTGTTCTACAATAGAGTAGCGAAATGAACATGCAGATAGAATTAGTTGCATCGTGATAACGAATGGGAAAACTTTACGCAAAGTTCGATCACTGTCAGTTCTCGCGACATCGACGAATACAGGAGGCTTTCTCGCTATTTGCAAACTACAATCGCTCCAACGATAGCTTTCACTTTTTACAAGTCAATGAAAGACGATCCCCGAACAAATCTCGTTCCGACGACGCCAAAGGCACCAAGTAAAAGAAATAGCCCTGACACTTGAACGCTCATATCCAATTGCTTTTTTTCCGTCCATATTTCGTTCGATACCTTTTTGGCACTATTTGGCCGTCTATTATAATCGATACGCATTAGTAACACGTTATCGGATCGAGTCAGGTGAAACGTCTGCATTTAATCTTCAAGACAGTTTATGTATGAACATAATTTGCACGTAATAATATGTTGTCTAAAAAGGAAGGACACTGTTGAATTTCATAACCAATATCTGTTTTTAACACTTCGATGATTCCACTTTCAATTTTAccataaaattatttcattatccCGACCTAGCAGTAAGAAAAGATGAAGGGTGAtgtctatatatttatatatacttttatCCTTATATAGTAAAACAGAAATGACAATGGCACAGAATATTACTAAACCTCGTTATGTTAGCTTTGATTTAGCATTCATGTAATTATTGGCAACGTGACGAATAGTTTTAAATATTAACGTTAGTTTCCTGTAAATCGGTTTCCTAATCGTTCCTAGTCTAGTTTCGCTGATTCCTCTTCGCATGTAATCTCTCATTCACTCTCTCGCATTCTCCCTATATCTCTCGCAGACTCTCTCATTGTGTTCATGTTTTATTAttcctgtttttcttttttttttttggaaagttcCGACTACTTCTCGTCTGCGTCTCTTGGGTCATTGTGCGTCCTTGGAAATTTGACTAGCATATAGattttcaacgaataaattaacGCTTTGTTCTTCGACATGACGATTCTATGTACGTAAAAACCCTCGTCATCGTCGGACACGGTTACGGTAGCGTTATGAAACAAATACGATATTCGCGCGGGTCTTCGTTAATACtgaaatacgaaaaaataatatttcttattacGATTTATTTATCCCCACTAGTCGTACAGAGCCGATACCAAAACATGTCGCCCATTTGCTATTTCGGAGAAATTTATGAAACTCTCGTGTCTTATTTTCTTGCTTACTTATTCATTGCAAGGTGCACAGAAACCTATTGCGACGCGCGATACTACCAACGATGTTTGTAAATCGGCGAacaagcgtataacgcattttATACAACGTTTCCTGAATATCTGCGTAATTGGTGTTCATGTACATTCTGCTtacaaagtataataatatGATCCTCTCGGCAGTGATGTCGCACTGTCTTATCAAACTTTCACTCAAAATTGGACCGACATTTAATTTATGGGAATCACAGTCCTTTCGAAGCTTAGCAATCAACTCTAAGAGACGCACAACAATACATTGAAACacctaaatatatatacaatatcttAACGAGTAGCAAACAAAATTCAAAGTATATCAAATCACAAAGCGGATAAGAGGCACGATACTGCTTTCACGAGTTTTATATAACGTACGGAGGAAAGTTTCTTAAAGCTTTCTTCGTAAAATACAACACTGCAACTTAATACCAATGTGTAACGCTCAATCAAAGATACACGTGCATCTTGAGTGAAAAATCTTATACCCTATAGCGATTCGCGATGGTTGCCCCTGCATCGATTGCTTGAATATAAAACTGTTTCTACATAACACGCATGTACCAATACTTAATTGTCgctaaacaaaaatttgaaactctTACTTTGCAACAGGTATAAATTTTTTAGCAAACAAAACAATGTCCGTAAACTCGTACACTAGCTGTTTTTGTGCAACATCACTGTCAGGAGTTTAActgtcacacacacacaccttgCCGTGAAGTCGTACAGATCAGTCTATCGCATCGAAGTTACTTCGATTTGTATATCATATCCGGGTTCATGGTCGTCACGGATTGGACTTACTGAGGAAGCTAACCAGCATTCGTTCATGCCTTGCACCTAGACGGGCAAATCTCTTAAGTATCGCGATCCTAAGCGTCGCGGAGTTGGATGTTAGTTAATTCTTGCTATTACTACGTGGACTCGCAGGCTGACTGTTTGCCTGTTGCGCGCGTTGAATGTAGATATTTAAAAGCTTCAGTTTACTGGTATACAAACAGCTGAGATGAGGCTTCAGGACCTCTTCGCCGACTGCCAAATGTATCGCTACCATGCAGAACACGGCACTTTTGCGCACCGCGCTTTCATAATCGTCGTAAGCCTAATGATAAAGATAGGTATTAACGCCACGCGTAGAAAAAAGGTAAGGTATCtataacgaaaatatttcaaattacctTAATGAGACCAGGCATAACTTTTGACAAATGAGGCTCTATCGCATCTCGACCCCAATGTTCCACTACTTTGTGCAGCATTTTAATTGCACCCATGTTTAGGGGATACGGTTCTGTAGTTATTATGGTTGATACTAAATGAATTATTTGTTCTGGTTTTAGAACCATTGCTATTGTTGCAGCACATTTTTCTGCTATCCAAAGAATCTATTAAAGGTAAATATAAACAATTAATCATAGCATTGAACGATGCAGAAAAACTATAGTCTGTTCAACGAGTCAAATCACCAGATATAAACAAAACATGCACGTGCTGAAACACAAACGAAGGGTAGTAGCCACAACTATTGGCTGCGACAAATAATTAAAGTCATTTGTTCATTCCAGGGCCGAATTTGTATCATTTTCTAAACAtagaaatacaataaaatttctACGCCAATTATAACCATTCCGAAAATCTCATACAGAAAATGTTGCAATAGCTGGTGATTCCATTCATCGAACGAACTATAATTTATATctattaatttatacaattactGAAGATCTCGAGTTACTGCTGCTGCTGGAAGAATCTTGTTTCTGGTCGTCCAATTTGTACACACTAATTACTTTCAGAATGAGAAGTTCAggataaacggaaaaactgtcTACAAGTTCTGGGCACTTAAGCATATCGATAAATGTTTGTAGTACTTCTACTTGCATTTTCTTGTTATCATTAGTCAAACTATCTAATAACGTTTTGAGCAGTTtcctaaaaaataaataaatagaaaaaaaaaaacaacttagTCCTCTGATAATTGTGATTACCAAATGTACGTTGATGGAACAAAACCtacttaaaattttgttttatatacGAGGCATCTCCTTCTCGAACATATTGCTGAAACTCTTGTAGAGCTGATACTTTCTCTTCAGTCTGTGACACCTTGGATTGCAACGTTTTAATCATATTATCTAAACATTCTGGCCTCTTTGCCGAATCGGGCGATGATCCTGCAATAAGTATTGAATCAATGAAACCGACTTTCGAATAAATCAAAcgttaattaatttctgtaaCACAAAATGGTAAACGTACCATGCGTTTTGTAACCGTTATTTTCTTGAGGTAAAATGAGATCTCCGGCAATCGTATCGCTTGAACCATTTACCGTAATATTTGTTACTGACCGTCCTCTTTGCGTGGGCGAAGAAACGGAAGACGATCGACCCTAACAATACCAAAACGCTATACAAAACATTACACTTTATAAATGATATCCACATATTATCTATTTTATTACCGAATTACACAACGTGAGACCTTCCATTTTCTCTTCTACGTCAGCCATATTACTAATTCCACTGTCTTTGCTGGTAGTCGCTCGTTCTAAACGCTCGAAACCGTAATTCTGAATTTCTGCTGTCGTACGTCTCAATGATCTGTAGGAAGcactttaaaattaaaatgacaaaGAATGCTAAACCATTGGATCTTCGTATTAGAGATATGCAAACAACTGACTTATAAACTTCCTCCAAGTTCTCGTCCGCATTGTCAATATCGCCTTTAGCTTTTGAACGAGCTGGAGAACTTTGCGCTCTTGGAGGTGGAGTACCAGGTGACGCTGGATTACTTGTACCCGAGGATTTTCTTAAATGATTCTGTACTAATGGCAGCGCCGCCTCCTACgatgttcaaatatattttaggAAAAGTATGATCTATTTACCATTTTGTTTATGGACTATTTTTAAATAGCCTTACTTGATAATACTTTGGTAACTCGGCCAATATCATAGTCACTTTCGGAGGatttaaattatacaatgaTATAACAGCATTTTGTGCATGTTTTCTAACTTCCTGGCTTTTAACGTCATTAGACCAATCGAGTAACCTTGCCAGCGCTGACCCAGCGGAATTATTAAGTGCAGACGGCTCTGCTGTTTCTGCGATTTGCGTAATAAACGTAAGTGTGGCTAGTTTTACACGAGAATTCGGCGTTTGTGTCGGATCTGTCAGATACCTCATCACTGCAGGCAGAAGTTGTTCTCCTGGGAAACATTCTCTACAAAAGCAAAAAGATTCAAACTGTTaccaaatataattcgaacatTTATACGAACTTTGAGGATTATACTTCTCGTCTCACCTGACAACATCGAGTGTCTTATGGATTTTTGCTAGTATTGACCCGAGTAAATCAGTGCCTAATTTGTTCATGAGTCTTGCACACAATACGTATAGCCAATCGCCAAGATCTTCGCTATGAGTAGCTACCAGTTCGTTTAATGTGTCCAAAAATAAACTGAAGACCTTTGTATGAGAGTCCATAAACATTTTGGTAAAAATATCCGTCACTTTTCGTAACTCCGTCGCCGTAAGTGTATTTCCATTTGAAAGAAAATGCTGCAATCCAACTAAACCTTCTTTCCTGTCTCCCCAATGTTTATGCGCACAATTTTCAATAATGTCCTTAATGTcctgtaaaataacaatttagTTTACACAACAATGAGTAATGAAATTATCACAGCAATGAATTTAAAGTCTTATTTGAAATGTAGGTATTATTTTTTGGTTTTTGTATTGCCGCAGAAGAGTATAGTATATAAAATATCGAAGATATTTGCATCAAGTAAATGGaaatgaatattaaatttaacaaaCCTTCGGGATAGATTGATCCCACATATCACGATACAGTCTTTGTTGAGAGCCACTCCATGAGAACGACTAATGGGTAGATGGACGATGGACAGATATGGAGAACAGAACGGCGCATCGCGTTAGTCCAAACCAAACAAATACGCCGCAAcaaaaccaaaagaaaaaacCAAACATGCGTCATCTACACTGTTATAGGATGCTGAAAGCGCTGCTTTCTTAAGCTTCTCGCCTGAATCTACCCCATAGGGGTAGGAATTCGGGAAATGATATATGTTTATAATCAAGGATGGTAAACAAACtcagtaaaaaaaaatgtaattttattacgttataaaataaaagtgTTCAGGAACTTACTTTGTGTAAAATGTCAAACAGTGTTTTTACACAAGCGAGTGCAAGTAGCATAATTTTCTTGAACCTTATATTTGCAGATATATGGTAAAAGCATCTTTAAATTGCATAGCAAATAGAAATCCATAAATACATGTAATTTTGCAGCCATTTGTAGTATATTTTATTGCACATAAATATTAGAAAagcattaataaattaaatgaaCATCCAATAAGGAAGCATAATGGCatataataattgtttgaatAATGTCTGTAATGTTAATGCAGAGTGATACTTGTTACAATGTACATGAAACTAATGTATATTGTTTTGGAATGTCATTACGCCAGGTACAGCCAATGAggcatttaatcatttattcgTTAAGAATTTCTAATAATGAAATTTGGGACCTGAAAGGGTGCACATCAAACAATTACAAGAGCGTTGCTGAATATAAACATGTTATAAACTACTAATTGCGTTATTACTTTACTCTTCTACTGTAATCGTATTAAGATGCAGTGTTGGGCACAATTTTATTGAgataactattataaatattttttattcaaaattattcgaataatatccaATTCTGATAAGACAATTGTTATTCCATTGTTTTGACAAAAATCTGTGATATTTTCTTTACTTACGTCGTTCGGTCGTCTGAAGCTATCCATGCTCCGTTCTGAACATATACTACTGGTTTCACTGTCATCGCTGTGGTCACCTTTTACCCTTGGCGTTCTTGTATAACTGTCGATATTATCAAATGTAAGCGCATCTGCTAATGCTGATTCCGCTTCGCGTGATTGCTGCAACATCTTTTGCGCCATGACTGGTCTAGACTGAGGTCTATCCGTAGGAGACATATGCAAATTTCTTCCCctacaaattataaaatactCCTTATTCATATAGCCAAAGTAGTAGTAGACCCAGGTGAAAACGAAATGTTCAAGTAAATACCGTATTTTGCTTGCGAAACTTCTATCCATTCCAAATCTCTGTGGGCTGGGTTCACGGCTATTACCGGTACTCCTGATTCCGTGTCCAGATAATCGTCTGGGTCTCGCAATCAAGGATTCTCCTTCACGATTATACGTCGCGTAACTCAGCCTAGATGATGGTGATCCCGACCGACTGCTGGCTGTTACCATATCATAGATGAATTAAGTTAAAACTCTTCTAATAtcatatttctttaaaatgtcgagaaacttttttctttttactcacGCTGAGATTGCGACACTCCGGACATTCTCGTTCGTGTTCTTGCAGTTCTTTCTGGACTAGCAACCGTTATGGTGTCTGGTGATTTACTAGGACGTGCTACAGATGACATAATAGGGAGCGCCTGCTTGAAATGTATAACAACAATAaggataattattttaataattactacTCACGGAGAGAAGCTTTCTGTCTGCTGATATTTGCATACATCATTCTGGCTTTTGCTCTTTGTGCAGCTTGCAAATCTATAGCGCTAGTGGACCTAACACCTGACGTTCCGCGATctgaagaaaaatttgaaagataTACATAAAAATACTGAAGACATTTGTGTCGCGTATATTGGATGCATTTAGTGCAATATTCTAAATCGCGGTgatcttttcaagcatcaaacAAGAACGTAACAATTACAATGATTGTCAGTGGGTCTTTGTAGAACTGGAATACCAGACTGACGATAAGACCGTGGCAAGGACGGAGTACGTCTGAGCGGGCCATGTGGTTGACCCGAAGTTTGATGCAAATTTTCCGTACTACCTTCATACGTTTAATGTAAAGAAGAATCACAAAAGCAGCATGAAAAAAAGTGAGAAGTATTTTACACTGCGTTGCTATAACTGAGTCTCTGCATTTATATCTAACCCCATTACTATCTGTCACAAGTACTATcttcttttaattaaataaaaaatgaatgagGTTTACCTGCGGCACTCATTGCTGGTCTAGAAGTTCTCGGACTAACACTTGCTGATCTCGTGACTACGTTCAAACTGTTAATACTACCACTATTGCTAAGAGACATTAACGAACGTTTGTATGCAGTGTCAAGACTGTTGAGCAACGCTTCTGCTTGCTCGGGAAAATGATCTTTAAATGCCCAATATGAtctgaaagtatttaaaatagaGTTTGTATTTACTATTCTTTCGGAAAAGTGAGCATTCAATAACATTCAAGTATAAAGTATATTTACTTCCTAGCAAAAGCTCTAGCTTCTGAATCCGAATCTGCAATACCCTTTTTAATCGTGTCTTGTAATATTTGTACATGTTTCTGCAATATCTGGGTAGGCCACGTTTGTAGAATTAGATTTAGATATTCGCACGAAGCTCGTCGTATGTCTTTACTTTTGTTATTTAAACACGAGGTGATAATTGGCACGAAACGACTGAAGTGTGTATTTTGAAGAATAAACCTCACAGCCACAGCACCGGCAGTTGCTACAACCTaaatgatcaaaattattaatacaaGCTTTACAATATCTTTACATTTCCTTCTTGTCGGTGGTAACAATTTGTTACGAATCTCACCTTGGCACTATTTTGTATGAGATTCATTAAGGTGAGTAAAACTGCCTCTCCAAAACTagcaaatttatttttcaaatgttgACTAAGAAATGCTAAAGTAATGCACGCTTCCCTGACAACTTGTGACCTAAGATCGGAGCAAGCAACTTCAAACGGTCTTTGcacgtttttcaaacattctagGAAGTTCTCGTAATTTGTACCACCCGCGATAACAATAGATCTTAACTTTTTCATCTGTAAAGTAAGGTAAGTTCATTACATGTGTCCACTGATTCAGACTGTTACGTATTTTAAAAACGGTTTAATTCTTCCAACACATACACTTTCTGTCCTTTGTTTCCAATCTTTCTTGTCATCACCCACGTTATCTTTGATAACTTTCATCTGTTCTTCCAGATCCTTTGCTGAAAACAAATTTACCGATGGCACATCTTCAAATGCTGTAAGGAAAGTCTCCTCATCAACGGCACCAGCCTGACCTAGATACATTAATCAGaagtttatacattatattaaaaCATGAACATATATACTACTTATCATGAAAAAATGTCGTTCTGCAATGATTTTTGCAATTGATTATGGTAATCCAGAAACATTTTGATTCTAAATATGATACTGTCAGAAATTTTTAACACGCTTTACCTTTGAATTTATGAACTTTATAAATTGACAAAAGTTTCAAATGTATATTATATGATACCTTATCGTCCTACATATTTTATGCTTCACAGTATTATGAAGTGAAGGTGACATAAAAAGCGGtgcaattgaaaaaatattatagatGTGTAAGCATCTTATTAAATTTCACACACCTATTAAATAAAGCGCAAACAAATAAAGATAAAGCAATGATATCCAAAGGTCTTAAACCAAAATATGCATGGCACATGACCAGTATTATTTTGaccaaatttgaataatttcttatttcttGTATTTATATCATGATGGATGTTtatagaaaaggaagaaaaaaaataacacaaagGCACCAAGTTTTTAACAAAACAtataaattatttcacgaaCCATCATGATATAACACAAAACTAGTAAAGCCAATGGAATTTTAGATACCTGGTGTCGATTTTATTGACACGTTTCGTTTGACGGTTGCTGCCCTTGGAACCGTGTGTGATGCATTACCAGGTCGAGCTGTCATGCAAGCGAATAATTAGCATTCTCGTCACAAAAATGTCAACAGTGTATTGACATTTTATTGGCGAATGATGGAGAGAcatcattaatattatttaaaatgctGAGCCACAGTAAGGAGAAAGCATAAGAGTTATAAGTTAGCACGCTTCACACCTGTGCACTGGTTGCAGGAAGAACATGTGTTTCCATAAAGTTAATCATAAGATTTGCAACACTCGCGTGAATGAAGTGAAATAAGTAAAACACTtatgttttaaaaaataatggaGCATTTGCTTGTAGCACACAAAGCGCTTTCGCTTACATATAACATAAcagtaaaataaatgtaaattcatTAACTAAaggttaataattaaatatattacttggaaattataaacaaatttgaaTTAAAACCTTGAGGTGTATTTGGCTATCTTATTTTACCTatcttattttttacttttctaaGTGAGCAAGtataacatttaaaatattctaatataCTATGCTTACAAATACAATGATCATTTTATTATACTTCTGACAAAAATTAGAGAACTGTGAGTTAAATGTATTTTATGATACACCTGAATTACTATATTGTAATGTACCAtgcttgaaataaaattaaaataattatttataatatactttaGTCTTATTAATTTGTACAGAATTACATATATAAGTAGTTCTGAACAAAATGTACAAGTACCTAAAGCAGAAGATGGAATTCTTGCAGGTCCAAATTGTCCTCTTTTTGGAGGAGCAGCTGACCTTTTCACGGGGGCAGACTTAATCtataacatttatatttatcCCATTTAAATGCACAGAACTAACaaatacatattattttatttatttatatccaATACTTACAGCTCTGTCTGGCTCGTCTGTACTCTTTCCAActggaatagaaaaaaaaaatataaatatataaatataaaaatataaacacatACACATTTATAGATAAAAGTTTAGCAAAAGAATTTctttgtgtaaaaatattttttctttaaaggTAAATAATTAATCCATGGAGTACAATCTATTATATGGaatgatttattttattcaaaattttttagAACTGTGTACCTAAGTCTGGATATAGCCATGGTGGTTTGTGAATGTCACAATGACATCCTCTTGCTCTAGCACCTGGATGCTTCACAATATTATCCCACTGAAGAATCCATTTACTACTTGGATCCCATATCTTTTTATCAATACTAGGATATTTTTTTAATCCTCTATGCAAGCAGCGATGGCTGCTTGACAGCAGTATACCAGCATCATTCATTTTATGAAGAAGAAAATTGAACACACCACAATCAGTGAATAACAGTTTCTGAATGATCTCTGAATGTTACGTAAAGTACAACTTATATTTCAACATGATTCAAAAAAACACTACCACAGTATAAGAAATCTTCATTGTGACATAGTACGTTAGCGCTATCTTCTTCTTGCATTCTTAAAAATTAACGCGTCGCTAATTAAGATGGCACATATCGATAAACGAAGTTAaacaaacgaaatattttcgtaagagGAGCAAAAGACTTCCGCTTGCTTAGGTACAAAACTTACGAGAAAAACTCTAGGAAACGTGAAGTACAcgtatgtaaatatgtataatacatattttcACATCGATTGTCTTAAAAACGAAAACTCGTGCAAATACTTTATTCCccactttcgatttatttttccaacgTGAACTGTCACTTTTTGTACCATGTATTTAGAAACACTATGTACAGGCCAATCCCGGTAATCGACACGTGCGTCGGTGAAAGTGATTTTCAGCGTTGCTTTAATTATTAGGAAGAGGATTCTCTTAATTAGGTACAATTTTCTAATTAGCGTTTCGTAGACTGAATGTAAGTCTGCAGAATGTTATTGATAAAATTGTCGAAGTAACTACAACGTGAACATTATCCTTTGGCAATACACGATTTCTCAAACGATTTCCATGCACAAGTCCTTTTGCGACTGAACGCCATAAGGCTTCTTCCTATCCAAACCGTCGATAATTATCGACAGTggtcgtcgacgatcgataaaaatcgaacAGAAATGTTTCATCAACTTACAATGTAACAGAAATTCATAATTGAACCGATCTAAAAGACGTCAACAACTTTAGAATTCTATTTCAGATATTTCCGACATATTTATTTACCCCTGTAATTATCATACATCATGGTATCAAATGAAacgatataattattaatataaaatgtataaaatattgggTAATCGTTACCGATTGAGCCCTAAAAAATATCGGGTACGGGTTCAACGTGCTAAGGTGAGAAGCTAGATTTGCATCCGCGATATCATTCGTAATAACCACGGCAATGAGACACGAGAGAGTTATTTTCTCACGTTACAGATAGCGCGCAGCAGCATCCTCGTCACGTTTAATTAGACGAAATCAGGTTTGAGCAAATTTtgcttgaaattaaaataaaatgtaatgaTTTAAACGAGTAGTTCTTTTTCACGATTTGATCAGCCagatcgaaaataatttttcgtgcAAGTGACGTTTTGCGATCGCAGTTTATACTGTCGTTACATAAACTAAGAAGGAAACTTATGAATTAAATTCAAGAGAAGCAATTAAACACaggttcgaatagtatttccgAAGAATGTAATTATGAAAGTGCCCAAGGTCGAgatccattcaataacttccCGCCTGTCTTTTTGTTTCAGGTAAGAATTTTTCCACAAGGTATAATGAAACAATCGAGGATatgttaaaataaaatgaattgcTTTTCCAAGGATCATTGCGTCACGGATACAGCATGCGGCGTTTACGCGTAATTCATTACCGCGCATACACGTGTACAAGCACGAGCCATCGTTCATAATACATCTTGTATCGGTATCTTAGATTTACCTCTGGACAATTTACCTTTCGCACAATGTAATAGACATTGATTACGCGTCCTTTGGAGAAAATCTAACTATCGATAAGAAAATCTTCCTCGAACATTTCGATGAAAGtgaaattcgttcgttcgttcgttcgtccgtcgccacgcgcgcgcgcgcgcgcgagaaagTGCATTAATAATTCAAAGAAGCTATTATTTTTTTCAGCACGTTTTCTGAACTTCTTCTAGACTTCGCGGCGACGTTACGCCGTAAAATCTTCGTGACAGAATTGCATCGGTTCGTTTCACGCGACGACGTGACAATTCGATGATTATTTTCTTGCTGTAAGTTGCGACGAGTCACTTTCGGTCCAAACCGAATCAACGGACGTGTTTACGTGAATGCGGTCGACAGCGGAACGAATCTCTTCGCGTTCCATTCTCGAAACGCGTCAGTCACGATGACTATTTCCTCGCGGGACACAATCGTCATCTTCTTATTCGCTTCTTTTTCTGTTTACGAAATACCTCACGTTCGTTA from Ptiloglossa arizonensis isolate GNS036 chromosome 14, iyPtiAriz1_principal, whole genome shotgun sequence encodes:
- the Chb gene encoding CLIP-associating protein isoform X4, giving the protein MAVNPRDLDGFMPLLSTTDIKKKLNVGNLLFNYLGDEKKSIECQDIGQFIDNIIPWLSNGNPKVVQNGLEILTFLADRMGHDFKPYTSTIIQPTIDRLGDSKDATREKAQLALLKIMEKGCMSPQQLLDRLRPAFNHKNAKLREEALILLTTTLNEHGADEMMLSGVIPSIVKLLSDPSEKVRETSLNTLADIYRHVGERLRVDLQRKHNVPQPKLIMLIEKFDQLKAAGDLLPLAMSSDVGKSTDEPDRAIKSAPVKRSAAPPKRGQFGPARIPSSALGQAGAVDEETFLTAFEDVPSVNLFSAKDLEEQMKVIKDNVGDDKKDWKQRTESMKKLRSIVIAGGTNYENFLECLKNVQRPFEVACSDLRSQVVREACITLAFLSQHLKNKFASFGEAVLLTLMNLIQNSAKVVATAGAVAVRFILQNTHFSRFVPIITSCLNNKSKDIRRASCEYLNLILQTWPTQILQKHVQILQDTIKKGIADSDSEARAFARKSYWAFKDHFPEQAEALLNSLDTAYKRSLMSLSNSGSINSLNVVTRSASVSPRTSRPAMSAADRGTSGVRSTSAIDLQAAQRAKARMMYANISRQKASLPRPSKSPDTITVASPERTARTRTRMSGVSQSQPSSRSGSPSSRLSYATYNREGESLIARPRRLSGHGIRSTGNSREPSPQRFGMDRSFASKIRGRNLHMSPTDRPQSRPVMAQKMLQQSREAESALADALTFDNIDSYTRTPRVKGDHSDDSETSSICSERSMDSFRRPNDSFSWSGSQQRLYRDMWDQSIPKDIKDIIENCAHKHWGDRKEGLVGLQHFLSNGNTLTATELRKVTDIFTKMFMDSHTKVFSLFLDTLNELVATHSEDLGDWLYVLCARLMNKLGTDLLGSILAKIHKTLDVVRECFPGEQLLPAVMRYLTDPTQTPNSRVKLATLTFITQIAETAEPSALNNSAGSALARLLDWSNDVKSQEVRKHAQNAVISLYNLNPPKVTMILAELPKYYQEAALPLVQNHLRKSSGTSNPASPGTPPPRAQSSPARSKAKGDIDNADENLEEVYKSLRRTTAEIQNYGFERLERATTSKDSGISNMADVEEKMEGLTLCNSGRSSSVSSPTQRGRSVTNITVNGSSDTIAGDLILPQENNGYKTHGSSPDSAKRPECLDNMIKTLQSKVSQTEEKVSALQEFQQYVREGDASYIKQNFKKLLKTLLDSLTNDNKKMQVEVLQTFIDMLKCPELVDSFSVYPELLILKVISVYKLDDQKQDSSSSSSNSRSSILWIAEKCAATIAMVLKPEQIIHLVSTIITTEPYPLNMGAIKMLHKVVEHWGRDAIEPHLSKVMPGLIKAYDDYESAVRKSAVFCMVAIHLAVGEEVLKPHLSCLYTSKLKLLNIYIQRAQQANSQPASPRSNSKN